Proteins found in one Planococcus citri chromosome 2, ihPlaCitr1.1, whole genome shotgun sequence genomic segment:
- the LOC135834934 gene encoding nudC domain-containing protein 1: MSHLVELRANKDLIDSNFEGYKLSLDQIPATNHELPSGVHKLEKIGDTFSYLYLVLFSTHNHLISDPWNENDIYYISEKRTVTKIELQTMTLDSNNTEMRELVEIPSFEAKEFGYNISLLFAGPSTAVISTGTGTLHVINTGIRNCSQNWTVESSLEVLSNPFTLLDARVKEQDSNELHCLLTSIVEKKDAESTIKVAKAYTELHWIVLKKSGEKWSIEDTFKFHSLGAVRCGYFPPGCEHLFIESNKPVELPSNVDPQSDTKQEQEQVEDENKEPEYYWQQTEDDIKIWFGLPAGCVKDDVKVHIENKRISVEIKDKVCLAGETFQRLDSDVTTWNITNNRLEIIVCKHEEGQMWQYLVQNTRGEELVDNELVKQVHERLAHLCSENEAVADDTTPAFNPGQLEACDNAPDEDSRLIVIDAKSKKLLKEANLTGHQKLFNIRLSDSSMGICVRHDVDGIVWKLEYDDEKFCHHTGTLNAFGYVLASKQWKYATCSPDFSYAVISATKQNLFIYKQNCSVVSDLRNRKTGHKFNQVGKQFLVSLNSTDEIVGVHVTRRYLFVLTKNLVSIYYIGNVE; this comes from the exons ATGAGTCATTTGGTGGAACTTCGAGCCAATAAAGACTTGATTGATTCCAATTTCGAAGGATACAAACTATCTCTGGACCAAATACCGGCGACTAATCATGAACTCCCCAGTG GTGTCCATAAGCTGGAGAAAATCGGCGATACGTTCTCGTACTTGTATTTGGTGCTTTTCAGCACACACAACCACTTGATCAGCGATCCATGGAACGAGAATGATATTTATTACATCAGCGAGAAGCGAACCGTTACGAAGATCGAGCTTCAAACGATGACTTTG GACTCGAATAATACAGAAATGCGTGAACTTGTGGAAATTCCATCTTTCGAGGCAAAAGAATTCGGTTACAATATAAGTTTACTTTTTGCTGGCCCTAGCACTGCTGTGATTTCCACTGGTACTGGTACCCTTCATGTTATCAACACCGGAATTAGGAATTGTTCGCAGAATTGGAct gTGGAAAGTTCATTGGAAGTTCTAAGTAATCCGTTCACTTTGCTTGATGCTCGAGTCAAAGAACAAGACAGCAACGAATTGCATTGCCTTCTCACATCGATCGTCGAAAAAAAAGATGCCGAAAGTACAATCAAAGTTGCCAAAGCTTATACCGAATTACACTGGATTGTGCTAAAGAAAA GTGGTGAAAAATGGTCGATTGAGGATACGTTTAAATTCCATTCGTTGGGAGCTGTTCGATGTGGGTATTTTCCACCGGGATGCGAGCATCTATTCATCGAGTCCAATAAACCGGTAGAATTACCTTCGAATGTGGATCCTCAAAGTGATACAAAACAGGAGCAAGAACAAGTCGAAG ATGAAAATAAGGAACCGGAATATTATTGGCAACAAACAGAAGACGATATAAAAATCTGGTTCGGATTACCAGCAGGATGTGTAAAAGACGATGTCAAAGTGCACATTGAGAATAAACGAATCAGCGTTGAAATCAAAGACAAAGTTTGCTTGGCAGGAGAAACATTCCAAAGATTAGATTCCGATGTAACTACTTGGAACATCACGAAcaatag gttgGAAATCATAGTTTGCAAACACGAAGAAGGTCAAATGTGGCAATATCTCGTTCAAAATACCAGAGGAGAAGAATTAGTCGATAATGAATTAGTAAAACAAGTTCACGAAAGACTGGCTCATCTTTGCTCGGAAAATGAG gCAGTCGCAGACGACACCACACCAGCCTTCAATCCAGGTCAGCTGGAAGCTTGTGATAATGCCCCAGACGAAGACTCTAGACTAATTGTAATCGATGCCAAAAGCAAAAAGTTACTAAAAGAG GCAAATCTCACCGGtcaccaaaaactattcaatatTAGACTAAGCGACTCCTCGATGGGCATATGTGTTCGACACGATGTCGACGGTATCGTATGGAAACTAGAAtacgacgatgaaaaattctgccaTCATACCGGTACCTTAAACGCTTTCGGTTACGTTCTCGCGTCCAAGCAATGGAAATACGCTACTTGTTCTCCAG ATTTCTCCTACGCTGTTATCTCTGCAACTAAACAGAACTTATTCATTTACAAACAGAACTGCTCCGTTGTCAGCGATCTACGTAATCGTAAAACTGGCCATAAGTTTAATCAAGTTGGAAAACAGTTTTTAGTATCTTTGAATTCGACCGACGAAATCGTAGGCGTTCACGTGACCCGAAGGTATTTATTCGTTTTGACTAAAAACCTCGTCAGTATTTACTACATTGGCAACGTTGAGTGA
- the LOC135834933 gene encoding double-stranded RNA-binding protein Staufen homolog, whose amino-acid sequence MAELQNRTPFRVNYMSRIAVPDKRYINSAAPGMGDVNVMVKPSSLKDKTPMCLVNELARYNRIQHLYRLTKEEGPPHRKKFTVTLKLGDTEFEALGTSIKKAQHEAAAIALRKTKYKHPPPKLLPNTRVNTTPTVELNALAMKRGEPTMYTVLSQPSANFYQPPYPINYYSRSIYQSSSTMYNDYCVNEYTSAAVLNSYSYPRNQFGNVRYKSPAPYRISLKVGNREYIGEGHSAQMARHNAAKKALEDLKGCANTTTGNPAAGFTTPTSQNTEHSADEAKSPISAVHEKAFRHNLQATFEVVDEKGPPHMRTYVTECRVGDKFKTVGEGNGKKISKRRAAEKMIELLESLPCPQKPYMNIDKRKLRKRITLSKKKTRIIREGVKPNETDESEKRSESNPTTRLLEYQKKKHGKEPVYILVEEKGRGRKKQFSIEVQIDDLKCTGNGSNKKDAKRQASENMLLLLGLEATPKETPSPKPAEDTSSNDDQSSSANSTPKHIVNGKQIAPGLLLVPNANLSSKQSSKKSPSSDATDTKLTNGNTASYDQSSPSTPKYPAGNNKHKFFASMNIQKNIAKEQLNRLADTFGYEVEFSDFPKGRHHREYLSLVTLNTNPPQTCYGSGDSTESAQNEAAFNALSMISDMGIENIFTKKCSSGSSSSSFIPDNEIKS is encoded by the exons ATGGCTGAATTGCAGAACAGGACACCTTTTCGGGTGAATTATATGTCGCGGATTGCAGTCCCTGATAAAA GATATATCAACTCAGCAGCTCCAGGAATGGGAGACGTGAATGTAATGGTGAAACCTAGTAGCTTAAAAGATAAAACACCGATGTGCTTGGTGAATGAATTAGCCAGATATAACAGG ATACAACACTTATACAGATTAACCAAAGAAGAAGGTCCACctcatcgaaaaaaattcacagtaaCTTTGAAACTCGGCGACACAGAATTCGAAGCCCTAGGAACCAGTATTAAAAAAGCTCAGCACGAAGCTGCAGCTATTGCTTTAAGAAAAACAAAGTACAAACATCCGCCTCCTAAATTATTACCGAATACTAGAG TAAATACAACGCCGACGGTAGAACTGAATGCATTGGCTATGAAACGAGGTGAACCAACCATGTATACCGTATTAAGCCAACCTTCAGCCAATTTTTATCAACCACCATATCCAATAAATTATTACTCCAGAAGCATTTATCAG TCGTCGAGCACGATGTATAACGATTATTGTGTCAACGAATACACGTCTGCGGCCGTATTGAACAGCTACTCGTATCCGAGAAACCAATTTGGCAACGtt aGGTATAAAAGCCCAGCACCGTACAGGATCTCTTTAAAAGTCGGTAATCGAGAATACATAGGCGAAGGTCACTCAGCCCAGATGGCTCGACACAACGCCGCCAAAAAAGCACTCGAAGATTTGAAAGGCTGCGCAAATACGACGACCGGAAACCCCGCCGCTG GTTTCACGACCCCTACATCTCAAAATACCGAACATTCCGCCGACGAGGCCAAATCACCTATTTCAGCAGTACACGAGAAAGCTTTCCGGCATAATTTACAAGCAACTTTCGAAGTAGTCGATGAAAAAGGACCTCCTCATATGAGAACCTACGTCACCGAATGTAGAGTTGGCGATAAGTTCAAAACTGTCGGCGAAGGGAATGGTAAAAAG ATCTCAAAAAGAAGAGCAGCCGAAAAAATGATAGAGTTATTGGAATCCTTACCCTGTCCTCAGAAACCTTACATGAATATCGATAagagaaaattacgaaaaagaaTAACCTTAAGTAAAAAGAAAACTAGAATCATTCGAGAAGGAGTAAAACCTAATGAAACA GACGAGTCAGAAAAACGCTCGGAATCAAATCCTACCACAAGATTACTagaataccaaaaaaagaaacacggTAAAGAGCCAGTTTACATTTTAGTCGAAGAAAAAGGTCGTGGCAGAaagaaacagttttcaatcgag GTTCAAATAGATGATTTAAAATGCACTGGCAACGGTAGCAACAAGAAAGACGCTAAACGACAAGCATCGGAGAACATGCTGCTGTTGCTTGGACTGGAGGCAACTCCTAAAGAGACACCTTCTCCTAAACCTGCAGAAGAT ACGAGTAGTAATGATGATCAATCTTCATCAGCGAACTCAACTCCTAAACATATAGTGAATGGTAAACAAATAGCTCCTGGGTTGTTGCTTGTGCCTAATGCTAATCTATCCAGTAAACAAAGTTCCAAAAAGAGCCCTTCGTCGGATG CTACCGATACGAAGCTGACGAATGGAAATACTGCATCATACGATCAGTCCTCTCCGTCCACACCTAAATATCCGGCTGGCAACAATAAGCATAAATTCTTCGCTAGTATgaatatacaaaaaaatatcgccAAAGAACAATTAAACCGTCTAGCAGATACTTTCGGATACGAAGTGGAATTTTCCGATTTTCCTAAA GGTCGACATCATCGCGAGTACTTAAGTTTAGTTACGTTGAACACAAATCCTCCGCAGACTTGTTACGGATCAGGTGATTCGACCGAATCGGCTCAAAACGAg GCTGCATTCAACGCATTATCGATGATATCAGATATGGGCATCGAGAACATATTCACGAAGAAATGTTCTTCCGGGTCTTCGTCTTCGTCATTCATTCCAGATAATGAAATCAAGTCTTGA
- the Bug22 gene encoding cilia- and flagella-associated protein 20, producing the protein MFKNTFQSGFLSILYSIGSKPLQIWDKKVRNGHIKRITDNDIQSLVLEIVGSNVSTIYITCPADPTKTLGIKLPFLVMIVKNLKKYFTFEVQILDDKNVRRRFRASNYQSTTRVKPFICTMPMRLDEGWNQIQFNLMDFTRRAYGTNYVETLRVQIHANCRIRRVYFSDRLYSEDELPAEFKLFLPIQNKVKQ; encoded by the exons ATGtttaaaaacacatttcaaaGTGGGTTTCTCTCGATCCTCTACAGCATCGGTAGTAAACCTTTACAAATATGGGATAAAAAGGTTCGTAACGGTCACATAAAGCGAATCACTGATAACGATATTCAGTCGCTAGTGCTGGAGATAGTGGGCTCGAATGTGAGCACTATTTATATAACATGTCCGGCCGATCCTACGAAAACGCTCGGTATCAAGCTTCCTTTCTTGGTGATGATAGTGAAGAATCTAAAGAAGTATTTCACGTTCGAAGTACAA ATCCTAGATGATAAAAACGTTCGACGAAGATTTCGAGCCAGTAATTACCAATCGACGACTCGTGTTAAACCGTTCATTTGTACGATGCCGATGAGACTAGACGAAGGTTGGAATCAGATACAGTTCAACTTGATGGATTTCACTAGACGAGCTTACGGTACTAATTACGTAGAAACACTCAGAGTACAAATTCACGCCAATTGTCGTATCCGTCGAGTATATTTTTCCGATCGGTTGTATTCCGAAGATGAATTACCTGCCGAGTTTAAGTTATTTTTACCTATTCAGAATAAAGTCAAGCAGTAA
- the LOC135834935 gene encoding formylglycine-generating enzyme-like produces the protein MLPKKISLNNYNITSTLSQNEETFTKKLFHSSTSDKLVFNTTAANMKCFLSSVYFLLLISNLHQVESSCGCKQLTRVFGSKPIQGICFNVNFTTLIQQPKPTRNMILIPGGRYSIGTNEPIIKLDGESPQRPVQLNDYYLDKYEVSIGEFAEFVSKTGYVTDAERFGDSFILYSMIENYTEKRAPASVEVPWWLLIKGVSWDHPEGSNTTIKDRLNHPVNHISWFDAVTYCNWLGKRLPTEAEWEVACKGANDDSIYPWGDEFIPNGKHMANTWQGFFPYKNTGDDGYKTLAPVDSFKQGSLGLHNIIGNLWEWTNDFWTTKHSKKLQINPQGPKNSTDKVKKGGSFMCHKDYCFRFRCAARSQNTPDSSSVNIGFRCAKSIST, from the exons ATGttacctaaaaaaatatcactcaACAACTACAACATAACGTCAACCTTATCTCAAAATGAAGAAACTTTCACTAAGAAACTTTTCCATTCGAGTACCTCCGATAAATTGGTTTTCAACACAACCGCAGCCAACATGAAATGCTTCCTCTCATCTGTATATTTTCTACTCTTAATTTCAAACCTACACCAGGTCGAATCATCCTGCGGATGTAAACAACTGACCAGAGTGTTCGGTTCAAAACCAATCCAAGGAATCTGTTTCAACGTAAACTTCACCACATTAATTCAACAACCTAAACCGACTCGAAACATGATACTGATCCCAGGAGGAAGATACTCGATTGGGACCAACGAACCGATTATAAAACTTGACGGAGAATCTCCTCAGAGACCAGTTCAATTGAACGACTACTACTTAGATAAATACGAAGTGAGTATAGGAGAATTTGCTGAATTCGTTTCTAAAACTGGATACGTCACGGACGCGGAACGGTTCGGTGATTCTTTCATATTGTATTCGATGATTGAAAACTATACAGAGAAGAGAGCTCCGGCATCAGTCGAGGTACCTTGGTGGTTACTTATTAAAGGAGTATCGTGGGATCATCCTGAAGGCTCGAATACAACGATAAAAG ACAGACTGAATCACCCAGTCAACCATATTAGTTGGTTCGATGCTGTGACTTATTGTAACTGGTTAGGTAAACGACTACCTACCGAAGCTGAATGGGAAGTAGCTTGTAAAGGAGCTAACGATGACAGCATTTATCCTTGGGGCGATGAATTCATTCCTAATGGCAAACATAT GGCCAATACGTGGCAGGGATTTTTCCCTTATAAAAACACAGGGGACGATGGATATAAAACATTAGCACCGGTAGATTCTTTCAAACAAGGATCTCTCGGACTGCACAATATTATTGGTAATCTTTGGGAATGGACTAATGATTTCTGGACCACGAAGcattccaaaaagttgcaaattaaTCCT CAAGGACCTAAAAATAGCACCGATAAAGTGAAAAAAGGTGGCTCTTTCATGTGTCATAAAGATTACTGTTTTCGATTCCGATGTGCAGCTCGAAGCCAAAACACACCGGATTCTTCTTCGGTTAATATCGGTTTCAGATGTGCTAAATCAATCTCTACGTAA